The following are encoded in a window of Anser cygnoides isolate HZ-2024a breed goose chromosome 33, Taihu_goose_T2T_genome, whole genome shotgun sequence genomic DNA:
- the LOC125180241 gene encoding uncharacterized protein isoform X1, which yields MGTNPAVPRSPSLPSAPVLLRGRFFSTPLPGSQLGGAGAPVRRRGREHPAPAGSIPEPGAELLVPVSQPAESFSTAAAAAPRARGASQPAGASSPSPTPESPGDGGRALVPSPCQVAVPARRRPSWRYLPNSGIRAPALLYCTRRRARAGQRLQRASGAGEVPAGLGGGGEALAEGLSIVPRVSPGRHSPGKVRCCLWADLHASSPPPAQLRSALPQAGDGDMGGSRGRRRPLEPRLLALLLIAAGTAGTQPQPASGVRGRSVLLSPALPNGSSVKTVEWYFRAGAGKKIQVAEFGPEGFRRPDPRDRFKQRLEMPNATALRIGGLEPGDSGVYEVQIKYDSTTEVDDPSFNLSVYEPVPPPLIQHQLHSRGAQGCNVTLRCSLPPGSPARAAWQLGDASGTPWGQRVDGQTLQLAIPASALNATYTCVARSPAEEQSCSVDVKALCEHEAGRQRWYICLGVLAAVVGPLAVLLCLRRRRRRRRKAAEGAPLSPAALSVPEEPQYAQVLRRSPAEEDEQPPQPRTPLKTIYSEVGAGLAQPQA from the exons ATGGGGACAAACCCGGCCGTGCCGcgctccccttccctcccctcggCCCCGGTTTTGCTCCGGGGAAGGTTTTTTTCGACACCGCTCCCGGGGAGCCAGCTCGGCGGGGCGGGAGCGCCGGTTCGGCGCAGGGGCCGGGAGCATCCTGCACCTGCTGGCAGCATCCCCGAGCCGGGGGCCGAGCTCCTTGTCCCCGTCTCACAGCCAGCCGAGAGCTTCtcgacggcggcggcggcggctccccgtGCTCGTGGTGCCTCGCAGCCAGCAGGAGCCTCCTCCCCGAGCCCTACGCCCGAATCCCCGGGTGACGGGGGCCGGGCGCTCGTCCCCAGCCCGTGCCAGGTGGCCGTCCCCGCACGCCGCCGGCCCAGCTGGCGTTATTTACCCAACAGCGGCATCCGGGCTCCAGCCCTCCTTTATTGCACCCGGAGGAGAGCGAGGGCTGGGCAGCGGCTCCAAAGGGCTTCGGGCGCCGGAGAGGtcccggcggggctgggcggcGGTGGGGAGGCTCTGGCAGAGGGGCTCAGCATcgtccccagggtgtccccaggtCGCCACTCCCCTGGGAAGGTgcgctgctgcctgtgggcagatTTGCATGCGTCCTCACCGCCGCCTGCGCAGCTGAGGTCAGCGCTGCCTCAAGCTGGTGATGGAGACATGGGGGGGTCGCGCGGCCGACGGCGTCCCCTCGAGCCCcggctgctggccctgctcctcATCGCCGCAG GCACCGCAGGCACCCAGCCGCAGCCGGCGAGCGGGGTCCGGGGGCGCTCGGTGCTGCTCTCCCCGGCACTGCCCAACGGCAGCAGCGTGAAGACGGTCGAATGGTACTTCAGGGCTGGCGCCGGTAAAAAAATTCAGGTGGCGGAGTTTGGCCCGGAGGGCTTCCGTCGCCCCGACCCCCGCGACCGCTTCAAGCAGCGGCTGGAGATGCCCAACGCGACGGCGCTGAGGATCGGGGGCCTGGAGCCGGGCGACAGCGGGGTCTACGAGGTGCAGATCAAATACGACAGCACGACGGAAGTGGACGACCCGTCCTTCAACCTCTCCGTCTACG AGCCCGTGCCGCCGCCGCTGATCCAGCACCAGCTCCACTCCCGCGGCGCCCAGGGCTGCAACGTCACCCTGCGGTGCTCGCTgccccccgggagccccgcTCGGGCCGCCTGGCAGCTCGGGGACGCCTCGGGGACGCCGTGGGGACAGAGAGTGGACGGCCAGACCCTGCAGCTGGCCATCCCCGCCAGCGCCCTCAATGCCACCTACACCTGCGTGGCTCGAAGCCCCGCcgaggagcagagctgctccgtCGACGTCAAGGCCCTGTGCGAGCACG aggcaggcaggcagaggtgGTACATctgcctgggggtgctggccgCCGTCGTGGGACCGCTGGCCGTCCTGTTGTGCctgcggaggaggaggaggaggaggaggaaggcggcgGAGGGAG ctcctctctccccagctgCCCTCAGCGTGCCGGAGGAGCCGCAGTACGCCCAGGTCCTGAGGAGAAGCCCCGCCGAGGAGGACGAGCAG cccccccagccccgcaccccccTCAAAACCATCTACAGCGAGGTGGGGGCCGGCCTGGCCCAGCCGCAGGCCTGA
- the LOC125180241 gene encoding uncharacterized protein isoform X2: protein MGTNPAVPRSPSLPSAPVLLRGRFFSTPLPGSQLGGAGAPVRRRGREHPAPAGSIPEPGAELLVPVSQPAESFSTAAAAAPRARGASQPAGASSPSPTPESPGDGGRALVPSPCQVAVPARRRPSWRYLPNSGIRAPALLYCTRRRARAGQRLQRASGAGEVPAGLGGGGEALAEGLSIVPRVSPGRHSPGKVRCCLWADLHASSPPPAQLRSALPQAGDGDMGGSRGRRRPLEPRLLALLLIAAGTAGTQPQPASGVRGRSVLLSPALPNGSSVKTVEWYFRAGAGKKIQVAEFGPEGFRRPDPRDRFKQRLEMPNATALRIGGLEPGDSGVYEVQIKYDSTTEVDDPSFNLSVYEPVPPPLIQHQLHSRGAQGCNVTLRCSLPPGSPARAAWQLGDASGTPWGQRVDGQTLQLAIPASALNATYTCVARSPAEEQSCSVDVKALCEHEAGRQRWYICLGVLAAVVGPLAVLLCLRRRRRRRRKAAEGAALSVPEEPQYAQVLRRSPAEEDEQPPQPRTPLKTIYSEVGAGLAQPQA from the exons ATGGGGACAAACCCGGCCGTGCCGcgctccccttccctcccctcggCCCCGGTTTTGCTCCGGGGAAGGTTTTTTTCGACACCGCTCCCGGGGAGCCAGCTCGGCGGGGCGGGAGCGCCGGTTCGGCGCAGGGGCCGGGAGCATCCTGCACCTGCTGGCAGCATCCCCGAGCCGGGGGCCGAGCTCCTTGTCCCCGTCTCACAGCCAGCCGAGAGCTTCtcgacggcggcggcggcggctccccgtGCTCGTGGTGCCTCGCAGCCAGCAGGAGCCTCCTCCCCGAGCCCTACGCCCGAATCCCCGGGTGACGGGGGCCGGGCGCTCGTCCCCAGCCCGTGCCAGGTGGCCGTCCCCGCACGCCGCCGGCCCAGCTGGCGTTATTTACCCAACAGCGGCATCCGGGCTCCAGCCCTCCTTTATTGCACCCGGAGGAGAGCGAGGGCTGGGCAGCGGCTCCAAAGGGCTTCGGGCGCCGGAGAGGtcccggcggggctgggcggcGGTGGGGAGGCTCTGGCAGAGGGGCTCAGCATcgtccccagggtgtccccaggtCGCCACTCCCCTGGGAAGGTgcgctgctgcctgtgggcagatTTGCATGCGTCCTCACCGCCGCCTGCGCAGCTGAGGTCAGCGCTGCCTCAAGCTGGTGATGGAGACATGGGGGGGTCGCGCGGCCGACGGCGTCCCCTCGAGCCCcggctgctggccctgctcctcATCGCCGCAG GCACCGCAGGCACCCAGCCGCAGCCGGCGAGCGGGGTCCGGGGGCGCTCGGTGCTGCTCTCCCCGGCACTGCCCAACGGCAGCAGCGTGAAGACGGTCGAATGGTACTTCAGGGCTGGCGCCGGTAAAAAAATTCAGGTGGCGGAGTTTGGCCCGGAGGGCTTCCGTCGCCCCGACCCCCGCGACCGCTTCAAGCAGCGGCTGGAGATGCCCAACGCGACGGCGCTGAGGATCGGGGGCCTGGAGCCGGGCGACAGCGGGGTCTACGAGGTGCAGATCAAATACGACAGCACGACGGAAGTGGACGACCCGTCCTTCAACCTCTCCGTCTACG AGCCCGTGCCGCCGCCGCTGATCCAGCACCAGCTCCACTCCCGCGGCGCCCAGGGCTGCAACGTCACCCTGCGGTGCTCGCTgccccccgggagccccgcTCGGGCCGCCTGGCAGCTCGGGGACGCCTCGGGGACGCCGTGGGGACAGAGAGTGGACGGCCAGACCCTGCAGCTGGCCATCCCCGCCAGCGCCCTCAATGCCACCTACACCTGCGTGGCTCGAAGCCCCGCcgaggagcagagctgctccgtCGACGTCAAGGCCCTGTGCGAGCACG aggcaggcaggcagaggtgGTACATctgcctgggggtgctggccgCCGTCGTGGGACCGCTGGCCGTCCTGTTGTGCctgcggaggaggaggaggaggaggaggaaggcggcgGAGGGAG ctgCCCTCAGCGTGCCGGAGGAGCCGCAGTACGCCCAGGTCCTGAGGAGAAGCCCCGCCGAGGAGGACGAGCAG cccccccagccccgcaccccccTCAAAACCATCTACAGCGAGGTGGGGGCCGGCCTGGCCCAGCCGCAGGCCTGA
- the LOC125180241 gene encoding SLAM family member 8-like isoform X3, translating to MEGDLATSGARLPALLLALLGLAPELLFGRVRAQPQQVIGILGGSVLLSPALPPGSRVKEIEWSFSAGAGATIQVAEFGPGGFERPDPNDRFKQRLEMLNATALRIGGLELGDSGVYGARIKLHPALVEDQSFNLSVYESVPSPRTRSQLLASTVEWCNLTLQCQGAGKGAVNVTWRRDNGRRDLGTDRSQLSPDGTTLRLALQPGTANATYACTVSNPADQKVVLFDLQAICRSGGGQATFSKSGYIVLTLILLAVSLGGAFWCWRLNSEKSAADPAATPTVPAEEGPPDPQYAEIVRRSPPEGNDQGLRPPENNPDPSPPEKAPVTTVCEQIRRAPEDTAEEAPAALEHRDATQGL from the exons ATGGAGGGGGACTTGGCCACGAGCGGAGCCCGGCTGCCcgcgctgctgctggcgctgctcgGCCTCGCGCCAG AGCTCCTCTTCGGCCGAGTCCGTGCGCAGCCCCAGCAGGTGATCGGCATCCTGGGGGGCTCGGTGCTGCTCTCGCCGGCACTGCCCCCCGGCAGCAGGGTGAAGGAGATCGAGTGGAGCTTTTCGGCCGGCGCCGGGGCCACGATTCAGGTGGCGGAGTTTGGCCCGGGGGGTTTCGAGCGCCCCGACCCCAACGACCGCTTCAAGCAGCGGCTGGAGATGCTCAACGCGACGGCGCTGAGGATCGGGGGCCTGGAGCTGGGCGACAGCGGGGTCTACGGGGCGCGGATCAAACTGCACCCAGCGCTGGTGGAGGACCAGTCCTTCAACCTCTCCGTGTACG AGTCGGTGCCGAGCCCCCGGACCCGcagccagctcctggccagCACGGTGGAGTGGTGCAACCTGACCCTGCAGTGCCAGGGCGCCGGCAAAGGCGCCGTCAACGTCACCTGGAGGAGGGACAACGGGCGGCGGGACCTGGGCACCGACCGCTCGCAGCTGTCCCCGGACGGCACCACACTGCGCCTGGCCCTGCAGCCCGGCACCGCCAACGCCACCTACGCCTGCACCGTCAGCAACCCCGCCGACCAGAAGGTCGTCCTCTTCGACCTGCAGGCCATCTGCCGGAGCGGGG GGGGGCAGGCGACCTTCTCCAAGTCGGGGTACATCGTCCTCACCCTCATCCTGCTGGCCGTGAGCCTGGGGGGCGCCTTCTGGTGCTGGCGGCTGAACAGCGAGAAGTCGGCGGCGGACCCAG ctgccaccCCCACGGTGCCGGCCGAGGAgggcccccccgacccccagtATGCCGAGATCGTGCGCCGGAGCCCCCCGGAAGGTAATGACCAG GGCCTCCGTCCCCCCGAAAATAACCCGGACCCGAGCCCGCCGGAGAAAGCGCCGGTGACCACCGTCTGCGAGCAGATCCGCCGGGCGCCAGAGGACACGGCCGAGGAG GCGCCAGCAGCGCTGGAGCATCGGGACGCAACCCAAGGGCTGTGA
- the LOC125180241 gene encoding SLAM family member 8-like isoform X4: MEGDLATSGARLPALLLALLGLAPELLFGRVRAQPQQVIGILGGSVLLSPALPPGSRVKEIEWSFSAGAGATIQVAEFGPGGFERPDPNDRFKQRLEMLNATALRIGGLELGDSGVYGARIKLHPALVEDQSFNLSVYESVPSPRTRSQLLASTVEWCNLTLQCQGAGKGAVNVTWRRDNGRRDLGTDRSQLSPDGTTLRLALQPGTANATYACTVSNPADQKVVLFDLQAICRSGGGQATFSKSGYIVLTLILLAVSLGGAFWCWRLNSEKSAADPAATPTVPAEEGPPDPQYAEIVRRSPPEGNDQGLRPPENNPDPSPPEKAPVTTVCEQIRRAPEDTAEEVT; this comes from the exons ATGGAGGGGGACTTGGCCACGAGCGGAGCCCGGCTGCCcgcgctgctgctggcgctgctcgGCCTCGCGCCAG AGCTCCTCTTCGGCCGAGTCCGTGCGCAGCCCCAGCAGGTGATCGGCATCCTGGGGGGCTCGGTGCTGCTCTCGCCGGCACTGCCCCCCGGCAGCAGGGTGAAGGAGATCGAGTGGAGCTTTTCGGCCGGCGCCGGGGCCACGATTCAGGTGGCGGAGTTTGGCCCGGGGGGTTTCGAGCGCCCCGACCCCAACGACCGCTTCAAGCAGCGGCTGGAGATGCTCAACGCGACGGCGCTGAGGATCGGGGGCCTGGAGCTGGGCGACAGCGGGGTCTACGGGGCGCGGATCAAACTGCACCCAGCGCTGGTGGAGGACCAGTCCTTCAACCTCTCCGTGTACG AGTCGGTGCCGAGCCCCCGGACCCGcagccagctcctggccagCACGGTGGAGTGGTGCAACCTGACCCTGCAGTGCCAGGGCGCCGGCAAAGGCGCCGTCAACGTCACCTGGAGGAGGGACAACGGGCGGCGGGACCTGGGCACCGACCGCTCGCAGCTGTCCCCGGACGGCACCACACTGCGCCTGGCCCTGCAGCCCGGCACCGCCAACGCCACCTACGCCTGCACCGTCAGCAACCCCGCCGACCAGAAGGTCGTCCTCTTCGACCTGCAGGCCATCTGCCGGAGCGGGG GGGGGCAGGCGACCTTCTCCAAGTCGGGGTACATCGTCCTCACCCTCATCCTGCTGGCCGTGAGCCTGGGGGGCGCCTTCTGGTGCTGGCGGCTGAACAGCGAGAAGTCGGCGGCGGACCCAG ctgccaccCCCACGGTGCCGGCCGAGGAgggcccccccgacccccagtATGCCGAGATCGTGCGCCGGAGCCCCCCGGAAGGTAATGACCAG GGCCTCCGTCCCCCCGAAAATAACCCGGACCCGAGCCCGCCGGAGAAAGCGCCGGTGACCACCGTCTGCGAGCAGATCCGCCGGGCGCCAGAGGACACGGCCGAGGAGGTGACATAG
- the LOC125180241 gene encoding SLAM family member 8-like isoform X5, giving the protein MEGDLATSGARLPALLLALLGLAPELLFGRVRAQPQQVIGILGGSVLLSPALPPGSRVKEIEWSFSAGAGATIQVAEFGPGGFERPDPNDRFKQRLEMLNATALRIGGLELGDSGVYGARIKLHPALVEDQSFNLSVYESVPSPRTRSQLLASTVEWCNLTLQCQGAGKGAVNVTWRRDNGRRDLGTDRSQLSPDGTTLRLALQPGTANATYACTVSNPADQKVVLFDLQAICRSGGGQATFSKSGYIVLTLILLAVSLGGAFWCWRLNSEKSAADPAATPTVPAEEGPPDPQYAEIVRRSPPEGPPSPRK; this is encoded by the exons ATGGAGGGGGACTTGGCCACGAGCGGAGCCCGGCTGCCcgcgctgctgctggcgctgctcgGCCTCGCGCCAG AGCTCCTCTTCGGCCGAGTCCGTGCGCAGCCCCAGCAGGTGATCGGCATCCTGGGGGGCTCGGTGCTGCTCTCGCCGGCACTGCCCCCCGGCAGCAGGGTGAAGGAGATCGAGTGGAGCTTTTCGGCCGGCGCCGGGGCCACGATTCAGGTGGCGGAGTTTGGCCCGGGGGGTTTCGAGCGCCCCGACCCCAACGACCGCTTCAAGCAGCGGCTGGAGATGCTCAACGCGACGGCGCTGAGGATCGGGGGCCTGGAGCTGGGCGACAGCGGGGTCTACGGGGCGCGGATCAAACTGCACCCAGCGCTGGTGGAGGACCAGTCCTTCAACCTCTCCGTGTACG AGTCGGTGCCGAGCCCCCGGACCCGcagccagctcctggccagCACGGTGGAGTGGTGCAACCTGACCCTGCAGTGCCAGGGCGCCGGCAAAGGCGCCGTCAACGTCACCTGGAGGAGGGACAACGGGCGGCGGGACCTGGGCACCGACCGCTCGCAGCTGTCCCCGGACGGCACCACACTGCGCCTGGCCCTGCAGCCCGGCACCGCCAACGCCACCTACGCCTGCACCGTCAGCAACCCCGCCGACCAGAAGGTCGTCCTCTTCGACCTGCAGGCCATCTGCCGGAGCGGGG GGGGGCAGGCGACCTTCTCCAAGTCGGGGTACATCGTCCTCACCCTCATCCTGCTGGCCGTGAGCCTGGGGGGCGCCTTCTGGTGCTGGCGGCTGAACAGCGAGAAGTCGGCGGCGGACCCAG ctgccaccCCCACGGTGCCGGCCGAGGAgggcccccccgacccccagtATGCCGAGATCGTGCGCCGGAGCCCCCCGGAAG GGCCTCCGTCCCCCCGAAAATAA